The Candidatus Dormiibacterota bacterium genome has a window encoding:
- a CDS encoding response regulator — MAERATMLETLSEIAGIASDTTWFLRLTACPRCRGRRRLLADDEGRGLHGLCLGCGEGLPAPLATERLPAAGRRVLVVDGDPGMRALLARSLVSAGFRVHLARDGSEGLVRARQVCPDALVTEVRIPGLDGFEMCSRIRERRPPEALPIIVFSGLDPTPHRDAVVRLLGAVHVDKAAGTGAVVDALRARS; from the coding sequence ATGGCGGAGCGGGCCACGATGCTCGAGACCCTCTCCGAGATCGCCGGCATCGCTTCGGACACGACCTGGTTCCTGCGCCTGACGGCGTGCCCTCGATGCCGGGGCCGGCGACGTCTCCTGGCCGACGACGAGGGCCGCGGGCTCCACGGTCTGTGCCTGGGCTGCGGTGAGGGTCTCCCCGCCCCGCTGGCGACGGAGCGGCTGCCCGCCGCCGGTCGCCGGGTGCTCGTCGTCGACGGCGACCCCGGGATGCGCGCCCTCCTGGCGCGGTCGCTGGTGTCCGCCGGCTTCCGGGTGCACCTGGCCCGCGATGGCAGCGAGGGGCTGGTGCGCGCCCGCCAGGTCTGTCCCGACGCCCTGGTCACCGAGGTCCGCATCCCCGGGCTCGACGGCTTCGAGATGTGCTCCCGCATCCGCGAGAGGCGTCCGCCCGAGGCCCTTCCGATCATCGTGTTCTCGGGCCTGGACCCCACCCCCCACCGCGACGCCGTCGTACGCCTCCTCGGTGCCGTCCACGTCGACAAGGCGGCGGGGACGGGGGCGGTCGTCGACGCCCTGCGGGCTCGGTCCTGA
- the pyk gene encoding pyruvate kinase, protein MGVAGRRGGFRARRAKIVCTLGPSSESPETIRALIEAGMDVARLNFSHGTREQHLATYRRVREAADRCRRAVAVLADLQGPKVRLGSFVGGTAVLERGALFTVTAAGDGAGEADAGSSSGATTSYTALPHDVTAGDTLLIDDGRVRLRALESTGDHVVCTVIDGGVVSDHKGITLPGVRMSMPTLSDKDTDDLRFALAMGVDMVALSFVRSPEDIDAVHEVMDACGRRVPVIAKLERQEAVDRLPAIVAAFDGLMVARGDLGVETPLEQLPLIQKRAVRLAREACKPVIVATQMLESMTEHPRPTRAEVSDVANAVLDGADALMLSAETSVGAHVVEVVSTMAGIIAATEREGLATLPSPASTSAAEAITAAAPRVAASVGAQVVVVFTETGMSARRLSRHRCDIPILAFTPNAAVRSQLALSWGVETFVVPRAGHTDEMVLQVERAMLELGRCEPGDLIVLVAGTLTGASGSTNLVRIHRVGDAGQRAPEAA, encoded by the coding sequence ATGGGTGTCGCCGGCCGCAGAGGTGGGTTCAGGGCACGGCGGGCAAAGATCGTGTGCACCCTCGGCCCCTCCAGCGAGTCGCCCGAGACCATCCGGGCGCTGATCGAGGCGGGCATGGACGTGGCCCGGCTGAACTTCTCCCATGGCACCAGGGAGCAGCATCTCGCCACCTACCGCCGGGTTCGCGAGGCGGCGGACAGATGCCGGCGCGCGGTCGCCGTGCTCGCCGACCTCCAGGGGCCGAAGGTGCGGCTCGGCAGCTTCGTGGGAGGCACCGCGGTCCTGGAGAGGGGCGCTCTCTTCACCGTCACCGCCGCCGGCGACGGCGCCGGCGAGGCCGACGCGGGCTCGAGCAGCGGCGCCACCACCAGCTACACGGCGCTGCCCCACGACGTCACCGCCGGCGACACCCTGCTCATCGACGACGGCCGGGTCCGGCTGCGCGCGCTCGAGTCGACCGGCGACCACGTGGTGTGCACGGTGATCGACGGGGGCGTGGTGTCCGACCACAAGGGCATCACCCTGCCCGGCGTGCGGATGAGCATGCCGACGCTCTCCGACAAGGACACGGACGACCTGCGCTTCGCCCTGGCGATGGGCGTCGACATGGTGGCGCTCTCCTTCGTGCGCAGCCCCGAGGACATCGACGCCGTCCACGAGGTGATGGACGCATGCGGGCGGCGGGTGCCGGTCATCGCCAAGCTGGAGCGGCAGGAGGCGGTGGACCGGCTGCCCGCCATCGTCGCCGCCTTCGACGGTCTCATGGTCGCGCGCGGCGACCTCGGCGTCGAGACGCCGCTGGAGCAGCTGCCGCTGATCCAGAAGCGCGCGGTGCGGCTGGCGCGGGAGGCCTGCAAGCCGGTCATCGTCGCCACCCAGATGCTGGAGTCGATGACCGAGCATCCGCGGCCGACCCGGGCCGAGGTGTCCGACGTCGCCAACGCCGTGCTGGACGGCGCCGACGCGCTGATGCTCTCGGCGGAGACCAGCGTCGGCGCGCACGTCGTCGAGGTGGTGTCGACGATGGCGGGCATCATCGCCGCCACCGAGCGGGAGGGGCTGGCGACGCTGCCGTCACCGGCCTCCACCTCCGCGGCGGAGGCGATCACCGCGGCGGCCCCGCGGGTCGCGGCGTCGGTCGGCGCCCAGGTCGTGGTGGTCTTCACCGAGACCGGGATGTCCGCCCGGCGTCTCTCCCGGCACCGCTGTGACATCCCCATCCTCGCGTTCACCCCCAACGCCGCGGTGCGCAGCCAGCTGGCCCTGAGCTGGGGCGTCGAGACCTTCGTCGTCCCCCGTGCCGGTCACACCGACGAGATGGTTCTCCAGGTGGAGCGGGCGATGCTCGAGCTCGGGCGCTGCGAGCCCGGCGACCTCATCGTGCTCGTGGCCGGCACCCTGACCGGCGCGAGCGGCTCCACCAACCTGGTCCGGATCCACCGTGTGGGCGACGCCGGTCAGCGCGCGCCGGAGGCGGCCTGA